A stretch of the Archangium violaceum genome encodes the following:
- a CDS encoding periplasmic heavy metal sensor, giving the protein MMKKLMCALVVLTAVPTLAQDRTEDVRVNVQQPMPPLPPVPPAPPLPPEHPLAPPSYGIPPQVAAKIGLPQGLVQKVQDLTFEANDALIGLEAELKRTQLALEKELRQPSPNEGTVKELVEKVGRAETAVRQNRVGLMVAIKKTLGPDYWQKLEAEMGPMTPGASPRRIRIERRIEVPRTPAPPAPEREAGKR; this is encoded by the coding sequence ATGATGAAGAAGCTGATGTGTGCCCTCGTGGTCCTCACCGCCGTGCCGACGCTCGCGCAGGACAGGACGGAGGACGTGCGCGTCAACGTGCAGCAGCCGATGCCGCCCCTGCCTCCAGTGCCGCCGGCGCCTCCGCTTCCGCCCGAGCATCCGCTGGCGCCGCCGTCCTATGGGATTCCGCCGCAGGTGGCGGCGAAGATCGGCCTGCCGCAGGGCCTCGTGCAGAAGGTGCAGGATCTGACCTTCGAGGCCAACGACGCGCTGATCGGCCTGGAGGCGGAGCTCAAGCGCACCCAGCTCGCGCTGGAGAAGGAGTTGCGCCAGCCGAGCCCCAACGAGGGCACCGTGAAGGAGCTGGTGGAGAAGGTGGGCCGCGCGGAGACGGCGGTGCGGCAGAACCGGGTGGGTTTGATGGTGGCCATCAAGAAGACGCTGGGCCCCGACTACTGGCAGAAGCTGGAGGCGGAGATGGGTCCCATGACTCCGGGCGCGTCGCCGCGGCGCATCCGTATCGAGCGGCGCATCGAGGTCCCCAGGACCCCCGCTCCCCCGGCGCCGGAGCGTGAGGCTGGCAAGCGCTGA
- a CDS encoding RNA polymerase sigma factor translates to MKGTAVMNEPSMKERVTPLDFDVLVEGEQAALLRLARRLVWDGEEARDLVQSALADAYEKRHTLRDARAGPAWLRRILVSRAMGHLRRRRVWNVLREVLELGPAPQPSPEERFAGAERWRAFGRALRTLPAQQATAFSLRYLEGLDLDAIADAMNIERGTVRIHLYRALQKLKAADALQGDTP, encoded by the coding sequence TTGAAGGGCACCGCCGTCATGAACGAGCCGTCGATGAAGGAGAGGGTCACCCCCCTCGACTTCGACGTGCTCGTGGAGGGTGAGCAGGCGGCCCTCCTGCGGCTGGCCCGGCGGCTGGTGTGGGATGGGGAGGAGGCGAGGGATCTCGTGCAGTCCGCCCTGGCCGACGCCTACGAGAAGCGCCACACCCTGAGGGATGCCAGGGCCGGCCCCGCCTGGCTGCGGCGCATCCTCGTCTCGCGCGCCATGGGCCACCTGCGCCGACGCCGGGTGTGGAACGTCCTGCGCGAGGTGCTGGAGCTCGGTCCGGCCCCGCAGCCCTCGCCCGAGGAGCGCTTCGCCGGTGCCGAGCGCTGGCGCGCCTTCGGCCGGGCCCTGCGGACGCTCCCGGCCCAGCAGGCCACGGCCTTCTCCCTGCGGTACCTGGAGGGGCTCGATCTCGATGCCATCGCCGATGCCATGAACATCGAACGCGGCACCGTCCGCATCCACCTCTACCGGGCGCTCCAGAAGCTCAAGGCCGCGGACGCGCTCCAAGGAGACACCCCATGA
- a CDS encoding GNAT family N-acetyltransferase, with protein sequence MPPYEIRQVSAAETRHLRHVVLRPHQRPEELVYPGDDAPDTLHLALYVGDAQHGVASLYREPQPGSRSTTEWRLRGMAVLAADQGRGHGAALLQACIAHATRQGGTRLWCNARTTASGFYRKLGFAVEGGEFELPGIGPHYLMWRAL encoded by the coding sequence ATGCCCCCATACGAGATCCGTCAGGTTTCCGCCGCGGAGACGCGCCACCTCCGCCACGTCGTGCTCCGCCCGCACCAGCGCCCCGAGGAGCTGGTCTACCCGGGAGACGATGCCCCGGACACCCTGCACCTGGCGCTCTACGTGGGAGACGCGCAGCACGGGGTGGCCTCGCTCTACCGCGAGCCCCAGCCGGGCTCGAGGTCCACCACCGAGTGGCGCCTGCGGGGGATGGCGGTGCTCGCCGCGGACCAGGGCAGGGGTCATGGCGCCGCCCTGCTCCAGGCCTGCATCGCTCATGCGACGCGTCAGGGCGGCACCCGGCTGTGGTGCAACGCGCGCACGACGGCGTCGGGCTTCTACCGCAAGCTGGGCTTCGCCGTGGAAGGTGGGGAGTTCGAGCTCCCCGGCATCGGCCCGCACTACCTCATGTGGCGGGCCCTCTGA
- a CDS encoding tetratricopeptide repeat protein, which produces MSGHHQAAIQVFDRVLAQDPNHVLALSAKGSSLASLGRPREALKCFERAIDLDPETAEHYRNAALCQLELDEPEAARTLLDEARKLNSEKAWLEATAVEIATLGEALLTESGKHRTRGIGLTGKARYRHARHVLEMALELHPGLTEAARALADVWAHLGDTEKRDQYTQLAGRLMRATAL; this is translated from the coding sequence ATGTCTGGTCATCACCAGGCCGCCATCCAGGTGTTCGATCGCGTTCTGGCTCAGGATCCGAACCACGTGTTGGCGCTGAGCGCCAAGGGATCCTCGCTCGCCAGTCTGGGACGTCCGCGCGAGGCGCTGAAGTGTTTCGAGCGCGCCATCGATCTGGATCCGGAGACGGCCGAGCACTATCGCAACGCGGCGCTCTGCCAGCTCGAGCTGGACGAGCCGGAGGCGGCGAGGACGCTGCTGGACGAGGCGCGGAAGCTCAACTCCGAGAAGGCCTGGCTCGAGGCGACGGCGGTGGAGATCGCCACCCTCGGCGAGGCGCTCCTGACGGAGTCGGGCAAGCACCGGACCCGGGGCATCGGGCTGACGGGCAAGGCGCGCTACCGTCACGCGCGCCACGTGCTGGAGATGGCGCTGGAGCTGCATCCGGGGCTCACGGAAGCGGCCAGGGCCCTGGCGGACGTCTGGGCGCACCTCGGGGACACCGAGAAGCGAGATCAGTACACCCAGCTCGCGGGCCGGCTGATGCGCGCCACCGCGCTCTGA
- a CDS encoding ActD protein: MSQRTPDWLLERIALGELPPEELAAARARLAAEPEGLERLARLESDDGATLEKLPPSQVVAEVARRRRGVEASRSLNASRPTRGWLPAVALGAPLALGLALMMFFSREKLPEESRPQQVALLETTRTKGLEPKLLIHRQRRGEPEPLVDPARARQGDVLQLSYVSAGRRYGAVLSVDGRGSVTLHFPESLTGSLELKGGTVSLPSAYELDDAPVFERFFFVTSDAPFDVNALMESARQLAQDPDRARREPLPLPEPLSQTSLTLEKVP, encoded by the coding sequence ATGTCCCAACGCACGCCCGATTGGCTGTTGGAGCGCATCGCCCTGGGAGAGCTGCCCCCCGAGGAACTGGCCGCCGCCCGCGCCCGGCTGGCCGCGGAGCCCGAGGGTCTCGAGCGGCTCGCCCGACTGGAGTCGGATGATGGGGCCACGCTCGAGAAGCTCCCCCCCTCCCAGGTCGTCGCCGAGGTCGCGCGCCGTCGCAGGGGGGTGGAGGCCTCCCGCTCGCTGAACGCCTCCCGGCCCACGCGCGGCTGGCTACCGGCCGTCGCGCTGGGCGCGCCCCTGGCCCTGGGCCTCGCGCTGATGATGTTCTTCTCGCGCGAGAAGCTGCCCGAGGAATCCCGGCCCCAGCAGGTGGCGCTGCTGGAGACGACGCGCACCAAGGGTTTGGAGCCGAAGCTGCTCATCCACCGCCAGAGGCGGGGCGAGCCCGAGCCGCTGGTGGACCCGGCCCGGGCGCGGCAGGGCGACGTGTTGCAGCTCAGCTACGTGTCGGCGGGCCGGCGCTACGGCGCCGTGCTGTCCGTGGACGGCCGGGGCTCCGTCACGCTCCACTTCCCGGAGTCGCTCACGGGCTCGCTCGAGTTGAAGGGCGGCACCGTGTCGCTGCCGAGCGCCTACGAGCTGGACGACGCCCCCGTCTTCGAGCGCTTCTTCTTCGTCACCAGTGACGCGCCCTTCGACGTGAACGCGCTGATGGAGTCCGCGCGCCAGCTGGCCCAGGACCCGGACCGCGCCCGCCGCGAGCCGCTGCCCTTGCCGGAGCCGCTCTCGCAGACCTCCCTCACCCTCGAGAAGGTGCCTTGA
- a CDS encoding RNA polymerase sigma factor produces the protein MAIDVEACYRRYGPMVLRRCRFLLRDEERAVDAMHDVFVQLIDHQEALTQTAPSSLLHRMATNVCLNRMRSERRRPADADEELLVRIASLEDMEARTGAAAVLERLFGREQVSTRTIAVLHLVDGMTYEEVAKEVGLSVSGVRKRLRTLRSHLQELEAA, from the coding sequence TTGGCCATCGATGTGGAAGCCTGCTACCGCCGGTATGGACCGATGGTGCTCCGGCGTTGCCGCTTCCTTCTTCGTGACGAGGAGCGGGCCGTGGACGCCATGCACGACGTATTCGTCCAGCTCATCGATCATCAGGAGGCGCTGACGCAGACGGCCCCCTCGAGCCTGTTGCACCGCATGGCGACGAATGTGTGCCTCAACCGGATGCGCTCGGAGCGCCGGCGCCCGGCGGACGCGGACGAGGAGCTGCTGGTGCGCATCGCCTCGCTGGAGGACATGGAGGCGCGCACGGGGGCGGCGGCGGTGTTGGAGCGGCTCTTCGGACGCGAGCAGGTGTCCACGCGCACCATCGCCGTGCTGCACCTGGTGGACGGGATGACGTACGAGGAGGTGGCGAAGGAAGTGGGCCTCTCCGTCTCCGGAGTCCGCAAGCGCCTGCGCACCCTGCGCTCCCACCTGCAGGAACTGGAGGCCGCCTGA
- a CDS encoding NAD-dependent epimerase/dehydratase family protein: protein MTPLILLGCGYTLTRLAREEARQGRRVLAVTRDEQRREELSREGVQLLSLEEAVASSKEAHVVISIPPDAGLDATLAASLERTGPSCLVYLSSTGVYGGARGHVDEDTPVDPSSANGRGRIEAEARYRRLGGIALRVAGIYGPGRGLHERLRAGTLRIPESGGGRISRVHVDDLVQAIQVVLEKGELGGWYCVADDRPATQAETAAWLCARMGLPPPPAVPLASLHESLRGDRAISNARLKALGWRPRYPDFVAGFSALLDAGR from the coding sequence ATGACTCCGCTCATCCTGCTCGGATGTGGTTACACGTTGACGCGGCTGGCGCGCGAGGAGGCCCGCCAGGGGCGCCGGGTGCTGGCGGTGACCCGTGACGAGCAGCGCCGCGAGGAGCTGTCCCGCGAGGGCGTCCAACTGCTCTCGCTGGAGGAGGCCGTGGCGTCCTCGAAGGAGGCGCACGTGGTGATCTCCATTCCACCGGACGCCGGGCTCGACGCCACCCTGGCCGCGTCACTGGAGCGCACGGGTCCCTCCTGCCTCGTCTACCTCTCCTCCACGGGGGTCTACGGGGGGGCGCGGGGACATGTGGACGAGGACACGCCGGTGGACCCCAGCTCCGCGAATGGCCGTGGCCGCATCGAGGCGGAAGCGCGGTACCGGCGGCTCGGGGGGATCGCCCTGCGCGTCGCGGGCATCTACGGCCCCGGCCGGGGCCTGCACGAGCGCCTCCGGGCCGGCACGCTCCGCATCCCCGAGAGTGGAGGGGGCCGCATCTCCCGGGTGCACGTGGACGACCTGGTGCAGGCCATCCAGGTGGTGCTGGAGAAGGGGGAGCTGGGGGGCTGGTACTGCGTGGCGGATGATCGGCCGGCGACCCAGGCGGAGACGGCCGCCTGGCTGTGCGCGCGAATGGGGCTGCCGCCTCCGCCCGCCGTCCCCCTGGCCTCCCTGCACGAGTCCCTCCGGGGTGATCGGGCCATCTCCAATGCCCGGCTGAAGGCGCTGGGGTGGCGGCCCCGCTACCCGGATTTCGTCGCGGGTTTCTCGGCCCTCCTGGACGCGGGGCGCTGA
- a CDS encoding ATP-binding protein, which yields MNADRAALQAQLRVKKRAFFVSAGMMATSLLLHWLISPAQDPRLVLVQVAWSVSFVLLGLGVGAGLLAPWASGSASALVCIASVTAIVHYTGGPASPYFVTLVAAPLLLSMFTPDSRLPTLVSLGTMLGAVVLLNVLAGVPTGTFLPQVLTFGLIGSIGLYGGSTYRRLREAEKVAQEERLRALAQLAESERLRRRAERERAEVERLVLVGQLATGVAHEVNNPLAFVKSNLHYLEQELLGEGWPPDMSELRELLDETRQGVLRIQQIVTDLRRFSREGNGNEEEQGDPGDAMEEARRLASVRLRGLGDVELDVPSGLPMVRLGQRRLVQVLLNLLLNAADAVEGAEPARRARITLRARRTKEGVRLEVEDNGPGIPPEVLPRLFEPFFTTKPPGKGTGLGLALCLEYVARTGGTLTAENRPEGGARFVLTLTDASATASAA from the coding sequence ATGAACGCAGATCGCGCCGCGCTCCAGGCCCAGCTCCGGGTGAAGAAGAGGGCCTTCTTCGTCTCCGCGGGGATGATGGCGACGAGCCTCCTGCTCCACTGGTTGATCTCCCCCGCCCAGGATCCGAGGCTGGTGTTGGTGCAGGTCGCCTGGAGCGTGAGCTTCGTGCTGCTCGGACTGGGAGTGGGGGCGGGACTGCTGGCCCCCTGGGCCTCGGGCTCCGCGTCCGCGCTGGTGTGCATCGCCTCGGTGACCGCCATCGTCCACTACACCGGTGGACCGGCGAGCCCCTACTTCGTGACGCTCGTCGCCGCGCCCCTCCTGCTGTCCATGTTCACCCCGGACTCCCGGCTGCCGACGCTGGTGTCCCTCGGGACGATGTTGGGCGCGGTGGTGCTGTTGAACGTCCTGGCCGGAGTACCCACGGGCACCTTCCTTCCGCAGGTGCTCACCTTCGGCCTCATCGGGAGCATCGGGCTGTACGGAGGGAGTACCTACCGGCGGCTGCGCGAGGCGGAGAAGGTGGCCCAGGAGGAGCGGCTGCGCGCCCTGGCGCAGCTGGCCGAGAGCGAGCGGCTGCGGCGGCGCGCCGAGCGCGAGCGCGCGGAGGTGGAGCGGCTGGTGCTGGTGGGGCAGCTCGCCACGGGAGTAGCCCACGAGGTGAACAACCCGCTGGCCTTCGTGAAGTCCAACCTGCACTACCTTGAGCAGGAGCTGCTGGGCGAGGGCTGGCCTCCGGACATGTCCGAGCTGCGCGAGCTGCTGGATGAAACGCGGCAGGGGGTGCTGCGCATCCAACAGATCGTCACCGACCTGCGGCGCTTCTCGCGGGAGGGGAATGGGAACGAGGAGGAACAGGGCGACCCGGGGGATGCGATGGAGGAAGCCAGACGGCTGGCCTCGGTCCGCCTGCGCGGCCTGGGCGACGTGGAGCTGGACGTCCCCTCGGGGTTGCCGATGGTGCGGCTGGGGCAACGGCGCCTGGTGCAGGTGCTGCTGAACCTGCTGCTGAACGCGGCGGACGCGGTGGAGGGAGCGGAGCCCGCGCGCCGGGCGCGCATCACGCTGCGGGCCCGGCGGACGAAGGAGGGCGTCCGGTTGGAGGTGGAGGACAACGGCCCGGGCATTCCCCCGGAGGTGCTGCCGCGGCTCTTCGAGCCCTTCTTCACCACCAAGCCCCCGGGAAAGGGCACGGGCCTGGGACTGGCGCTGTGCCTCGAGTACGTCGCCCGGACGGGGGGGACGCTCACCGCGGAGAACCGGCCCGAGGGCGGCGCCCGCTTCGTCCTCACTCTGACGGACGCGTCGGCGACCGCCTCGGCGGCCTGA
- a CDS encoding DEAD/DEAH box helicase, translating into MSTATDTIPTFEELGLGPALVEALGALGYEEPTPIQRAALPPLLAGKDLLGIAATGTGKTAAFSLPLLQRITPGGKRAPFSTSALVLVPTRELAMQVAEAIHRYGQKLGISVLPLYGGQPIGQQLRVLKRGVDVVVATPGRALDHLNRQSLLLDSVQTVVLDEADEMLDMGFAEDLEAILEATPEEHQTALFSATLPPRIASIAERHLHQPVHVRIAKEKVAPGTGPRVRQTAYIVPGAFKAATLGRVLDVEAPTAAIVFCRTRTEVDELTVSLNGRGWRAQALHGGMDQAQRDRVLKQFKSHAVDLLVATDVAARGLDIEKLSHVVNYDVPNAPEAYVHRIGRTGRAGREGVAITLAEPREHRLLRNIEKLTGQRIEVATVPTVADLRARRLELVRASLREALVAGELDSYRSVVESLASEFDLVDVATAAVKLLHDAQVEGNEQEEEDIPTLPPPAQKPPRPGKNARMTERAGARERPGGPPGAKRRSGPSQDFDMARLFIGVGRHAGVRPADLVGAIAGEAGVEGRRIGAIEIGDNYSLVEVPEPLADQIITALRQATLRGKKVQVRRDRG; encoded by the coding sequence GTGAGCACCGCAACGGACACCATCCCCACCTTCGAAGAACTGGGCCTCGGGCCCGCCCTCGTGGAGGCGCTCGGCGCGCTCGGCTACGAGGAGCCCACCCCCATCCAGCGGGCCGCCCTGCCCCCGCTGCTCGCGGGCAAGGATCTGCTCGGCATCGCCGCCACCGGCACCGGCAAGACCGCCGCCTTCTCCCTCCCCCTCCTCCAGCGCATCACCCCCGGAGGCAAGCGCGCGCCGTTCTCCACCTCCGCGCTCGTGCTCGTCCCCACGCGCGAGCTCGCCATGCAGGTGGCCGAGGCCATCCACCGCTACGGCCAGAAGCTCGGCATCAGCGTGCTGCCCCTCTACGGCGGCCAGCCCATCGGGCAGCAACTGCGCGTCCTCAAGCGCGGCGTGGACGTCGTCGTCGCCACCCCGGGCCGCGCGCTCGATCACCTCAACCGCCAGTCGCTCCTGCTCGACTCCGTCCAGACCGTCGTGCTCGACGAGGCCGACGAGATGCTGGACATGGGCTTCGCCGAGGACCTGGAGGCCATCCTCGAGGCCACCCCGGAGGAGCACCAGACGGCCCTCTTCTCCGCCACCCTGCCCCCGCGCATCGCCTCCATCGCCGAGCGCCACCTGCACCAGCCCGTGCACGTGCGCATCGCCAAGGAGAAGGTCGCGCCCGGCACCGGCCCTCGCGTGCGCCAGACGGCCTACATCGTCCCGGGCGCCTTCAAGGCCGCCACGCTCGGGCGCGTGCTGGACGTGGAGGCCCCCACCGCCGCCATCGTCTTCTGCCGCACCCGCACCGAGGTGGATGAGCTCACCGTGTCGCTCAACGGCCGGGGCTGGCGCGCCCAGGCCCTCCACGGCGGCATGGACCAGGCCCAGCGCGACCGCGTCCTCAAGCAGTTCAAGAGCCACGCCGTGGATCTGCTGGTCGCCACCGACGTGGCCGCGCGCGGACTGGACATCGAGAAGCTCTCCCACGTCGTCAACTACGACGTGCCCAATGCCCCCGAGGCGTATGTCCACCGCATCGGCCGCACGGGCCGCGCCGGGCGAGAGGGCGTGGCCATCACCCTCGCCGAGCCGCGCGAGCACCGGCTGCTGCGCAACATCGAGAAGCTCACGGGCCAGCGCATCGAAGTGGCCACCGTGCCCACCGTGGCGGACCTGCGTGCCCGCCGGTTGGAGCTCGTGCGCGCCTCCCTGCGCGAGGCCCTGGTGGCCGGTGAGCTCGACTCGTACCGCTCCGTGGTGGAGAGCCTCGCCTCCGAGTTCGACCTGGTGGACGTGGCCACCGCCGCGGTGAAGCTGCTCCACGACGCCCAGGTGGAGGGCAACGAGCAGGAGGAGGAGGACATCCCCACCCTGCCCCCGCCCGCGCAGAAACCGCCCCGTCCGGGCAAGAACGCCCGGATGACGGAGCGCGCCGGAGCCCGGGAGCGGCCGGGTGGGCCGCCGGGAGCGAAGCGCCGCTCGGGCCCGTCTCAGGACTTCGACATGGCGCGCCTCTTCATCGGCGTGGGCCGGCACGCGGGCGTACGACCCGCGGACCTGGTGGGCGCCATCGCCGGCGAGGCGGGCGTGGAGGGACGACGGATCGGCGCCATCGAGATCGGCGACAACTACTCCCTCGTCGAGGTGCCCGAGCCCCTCGCCGATCAGATCATCACCGCGCTGCGCCAGGCCACGCTGCGCGGCAAGAAGGTGCAGGTCCGGCGCGACCGGGGTTGA
- a CDS encoding serine/threonine-protein kinase PknK has protein sequence MNRVEVSRAEQDSPVLQEMGPYLLQGVLGSGGMGIVYLGVHRETGERVALKTVRVTRASTLASIRREVQLLSRIQHPGIVRILDHGSSGGLPWYAMELLEGRTFNQLIEGYYHQANTRARDAAPKLPARPLLERVLQLCAPLAYLHGCGIVHRDLKPGNIFIRKNGTVVLGDFGVVVEFGGAQGREVLQADHAGMGTLMYMAPEQIRGDLVDARADLYALGCILYECVTGFVPFLGNSPQIVRRRHLQDTPTPPSLLAEEPIPEPLEWLILKLLAKRPEDRLGYAEDVARVLSELGVEADEPDEDRPRPRPYLYRPPFTGRKEAMRELNDLLDEMLFCKGGRVFIGGGSGVGKTRLALELAREALHRDLPVVTCECIPLGLSGTRVDAGMRAPPLHPFRSLLAAVADHCQHGGAKETARLLGPKGKVLVAYEPSLDQLPGQRELPPPPPVPDADAARARIFSALQDVLFAFAEEDPVLLIIDDLQWADEMTLAFLRQLRHEDLVERGVLLLGTYRMEEMGDALREVVSAPGSLHIELGRLDERSIESMARGMLALHSLPRDFDRLVRRSEGNPFFVAEYLRATISEGLLHRDTAGEWRLDERVRTGDSLEELSLPGSIAEIIHRRLRDLDARAQLVAETAAVLGREFDADLLLDTVPLEHTAALEALQTLRVRQILEKAAGGRLRFLHDKLREFTYASITSQRGRQHHRRAAEAIEHRYQQALDFSLYFPSLANHWAKAEVHDQASRYFQLAGDRASATHANAEAILFYRAALTEAHAYLRQERDEPEDWRRALLRVHEHLGDVLALSGRQEEARAAFGDALARLSPDERLHRACIHRKVGKTWETLHQHEDALRAYDEAEAALGPAPEEAGERAPDIADWWKEWVQLQVDRHWTYYWMNRREEMDALVRKLRTVAETRLTPLQRANFFVMVLNTAFRQERYVVQSETLEYGRLAVEAADASGEPSTRVATRFSNAFALLFHGDLDEAERQSLAGLELVEQTGDLTQKSRLLTYLTLIYRKRGDVDRVREYSERSLELARATQMRDYVGAARANHAWVAWREQRVDDAEQEARTALECWSKLSTLYPYPFQWQGLWVLVAVELQRHALARAVEHAHALLDPTQQRLPESLTSDLEAALDAWKQGRQEQAREYLEHAVGSARRQGFL, from the coding sequence GTGAACCGGGTGGAGGTCTCTCGAGCGGAGCAGGACTCGCCTGTGCTCCAGGAGATGGGCCCCTATCTCCTCCAGGGGGTCCTCGGCAGCGGCGGCATGGGAATCGTCTACCTGGGAGTCCACCGGGAGACGGGCGAGCGCGTGGCGCTGAAGACGGTGCGTGTCACCCGCGCCTCCACGCTGGCGAGCATCCGGCGGGAAGTCCAGTTGCTCAGTCGCATCCAACACCCGGGCATCGTCCGGATCCTCGATCACGGAAGCTCCGGCGGCCTCCCCTGGTACGCCATGGAGCTGCTGGAGGGACGGACCTTCAATCAGCTCATCGAGGGGTACTACCACCAGGCCAACACCCGGGCTCGAGACGCGGCGCCGAAGCTGCCCGCCCGCCCGCTGTTGGAACGGGTACTCCAGCTGTGCGCGCCGCTGGCCTACCTGCACGGCTGCGGCATCGTCCACCGCGACCTCAAGCCCGGCAACATCTTCATCCGGAAGAACGGCACCGTGGTGCTCGGCGACTTCGGGGTGGTGGTGGAGTTCGGAGGGGCCCAGGGACGGGAGGTCCTCCAGGCGGACCACGCCGGCATGGGCACGCTGATGTACATGGCGCCCGAGCAGATCCGCGGAGATCTCGTGGACGCCCGGGCCGACCTCTACGCCCTCGGCTGCATCCTCTACGAGTGCGTGACCGGCTTCGTCCCCTTTCTCGGCAACTCGCCGCAGATCGTCCGCCGCCGGCACCTGCAGGACACGCCCACGCCTCCTTCCCTGCTCGCCGAGGAGCCCATCCCCGAGCCGCTGGAGTGGCTCATCCTCAAGCTCCTCGCGAAGCGGCCCGAGGACCGGCTCGGCTATGCCGAGGACGTGGCCCGGGTGCTCTCGGAGCTGGGAGTGGAAGCCGATGAGCCCGACGAGGATCGCCCCCGGCCCCGGCCCTACCTCTACCGCCCGCCCTTCACCGGGCGGAAGGAGGCCATGCGCGAGCTGAACGATCTCCTGGACGAGATGCTGTTCTGCAAGGGCGGGCGGGTCTTCATCGGCGGTGGCAGTGGCGTGGGCAAGACACGGCTGGCCCTGGAGCTGGCCCGCGAGGCCCTCCACCGGGATCTCCCGGTGGTGACCTGCGAGTGCATCCCGCTCGGTCTCTCCGGCACGCGGGTGGATGCCGGCATGAGGGCCCCGCCCCTGCATCCCTTCCGCTCGCTGCTGGCCGCGGTGGCGGATCACTGCCAGCACGGCGGCGCGAAGGAAACGGCACGGCTGCTCGGACCGAAGGGCAAGGTGCTGGTCGCCTACGAGCCATCCCTGGATCAGCTCCCCGGTCAGCGGGAGCTGCCTCCACCGCCCCCAGTCCCGGATGCCGATGCCGCGCGCGCCCGCATCTTCTCCGCCCTCCAGGATGTCCTCTTCGCCTTCGCCGAGGAGGATCCGGTCCTGCTGATCATCGACGATCTCCAGTGGGCGGACGAGATGACCCTGGCCTTCCTGCGGCAGCTACGGCACGAGGACCTGGTCGAGCGAGGCGTGCTGCTGCTGGGCACCTACCGCATGGAGGAGATGGGTGACGCGCTGCGGGAGGTGGTCTCCGCCCCGGGCTCCCTTCACATCGAGCTGGGACGGCTCGACGAGCGCAGCATCGAGTCGATGGCGCGCGGCATGCTCGCCCTGCACTCACTCCCCCGGGACTTCGACAGGCTGGTCCGCCGCTCCGAGGGCAACCCGTTCTTCGTCGCCGAGTACCTGCGGGCCACCATCTCCGAGGGGCTGCTCCACCGGGACACCGCCGGCGAGTGGCGGCTGGACGAGCGGGTGCGCACGGGGGACTCGCTCGAGGAGCTGTCGCTGCCCGGCTCCATCGCGGAGATCATCCACCGGCGCCTGCGCGACCTGGACGCCAGGGCCCAGCTGGTGGCGGAGACCGCGGCCGTGCTCGGACGCGAGTTCGACGCGGACCTCCTGCTGGACACGGTGCCGCTGGAGCACACGGCGGCCCTGGAGGCCCTGCAGACGCTGCGGGTCCGGCAGATCCTCGAGAAGGCCGCGGGCGGCAGGCTGCGCTTCCTCCACGACAAGCTGCGGGAGTTCACCTACGCCAGCATCACGTCCCAGCGAGGCCGCCAGCACCACCGCCGGGCCGCGGAGGCCATCGAACACCGCTACCAACAGGCGCTCGACTTCTCCCTGTACTTCCCGAGCCTGGCCAATCACTGGGCCAAGGCCGAGGTCCACGATCAGGCCAGCCGCTACTTCCAGCTGGCGGGGGATCGCGCGAGCGCGACCCATGCCAACGCGGAGGCCATCCTCTTCTACCGGGCGGCGCTCACCGAGGCCCACGCGTACCTGCGACAGGAGCGCGACGAGCCGGAGGACTGGCGACGGGCCCTGCTCCGCGTCCACGAGCACCTGGGAGACGTCCTGGCGCTCTCGGGACGGCAGGAGGAGGCCCGGGCGGCCTTCGGCGACGCGCTGGCCCGGCTCTCCCCGGACGAGCGGCTCCATCGCGCCTGCATCCATCGCAAGGTAGGCAAGACGTGGGAGACACTCCACCAGCACGAGGACGCGCTGCGCGCCTATGACGAGGCCGAGGCCGCCCTGGGACCCGCGCCCGAGGAAGCCGGCGAGCGAGCCCCGGACATCGCCGACTGGTGGAAGGAATGGGTGCAGCTCCAGGTGGATCGTCACTGGACGTACTACTGGATGAACCGGCGGGAGGAGATGGACGCGCTGGTGAGGAAGTTACGAACTGTCGCGGAGACACGGCTGACCCCGCTGCAACGCGCCAACTTCTTCGTGATGGTGCTCAACACCGCCTTCCGCCAGGAGCGCTACGTGGTCCAGTCCGAGACGTTGGAATACGGCCGCCTCGCGGTGGAAGCCGCCGATGCCTCGGGGGAGCCAAGCACGCGCGTGGCCACCCGCTTCAGCAACGCCTTCGCCCTGCTGTTCCATGGAGACCTGGACGAGGCCGAGCGGCAAAGCCTCGCCGGGCTGGAGCTGGTGGAACAGACGGGGGACCTGACGCAGAAGTCACGCCTCCTCACCTACCTGACCCTGATCTACCGCAAGCGGGGCGACGTCGACCGCGTGCGCGAGTACAGCGAGCGGAGCCTGGAGCTGGCACGCGCCACGCAGATGCGTGACTACGTGGGCGCGGCCCGGGCCAACCACGCCTGGGTGGCCTGGCGGGAGCAGCGGGTGGACGACGCCGAGCAGGAGGCTCGCACGGCCCTGGAATGCTGGAGCAAGCTCTCGACGCTCTACCCCTACCCGTTCCAATGGCAGGGATTGTGGGTGCTCGTGGCGGTGGAGCTCCAACGTCATGCGCTGGCTCGAGCGGTGGAGCATGCGCACGCACTGCTGGACCCGACCCAGCAGCGACTACCGGAGTCCCTGACCTCCGATCTGGAAGCGGCACTCGACGCATGGAAGCAGGGTCGCCAGGAGCAGGCGCGGGAATACCTGGAGCACGCCGTCGGCTCCGCCCGGCGACAGGGATTTCTGTGA